One region of Macadamia integrifolia cultivar HAES 741 chromosome 11, SCU_Mint_v3, whole genome shotgun sequence genomic DNA includes:
- the LOC122092890 gene encoding basic blue protein-like — MGQERGSAMATKGIVLLVLLCFTIQWEIAQAKSYMVGGVTGWTFGVQSWPKGKKFRVGDILVFKYLPTAHNVVKVNHYGYKTCSVPKGSFITRTGNDHIKLRKGNNFFLCNLPGHCINAMKIVVYAT; from the exons ATGGGTCAGGAAAGAGGCAGTGCAATGGCCACCAAAGGGATTGTGTTGTTGGTTCTCCTGTGCTTCACCATCCAGTGGGAGATTGCTCAGGCAAAATCCTACATGGTTGGGGGTGTGACCGGTTGGACCTTTGGAGTTCAGTCTTGGCCTAAGGGAAAGAAGTTCAGGGTTGGTGATATTCTTG TTTTCAAGTACCTTCCGACGGCTCACAATGTTGTGAAGGTTAACCACTACGGCTACAAGACTTGCTCAGTTCCTAAAGGATCCTTCATTACAAGAACTGGAAATGATCATATCAAATTGAGGAAAGGAAATAACTTCTTCTTGTGCAACCTGCCGGGGCATTGTATTAATGCAATGAAGATTGTAGTTTATGccacttaa
- the LOC122093998 gene encoding stromal cell-derived factor 2-like protein, which yields MAISFFALAFFLYLGLKLDQSSPFPASAAASEGVEITYGAVLKLMHEKTKFRLHSHDVPYGSGSGQQSVTGFPNVDDSNSYWIAKPVLDSSAKQGDRIKGGTIIRLQHMKTRKWLHSHLHASPISGNLEVSCFGGEDESDAGDYWRLEIEGGGKTWKQNQRIRLQHVETGGYLQSHNKKYQRIAGGQQEVCGVRDKRPDNVWLAAEGVYLPVTETE from the exons ATGGCGATCTCCTTCTTTGCTCTCGCTTTCTTTCTATACCTCGGCCTTAAATTGGATCAGAGCTCTCCTTTTCCCGCTTCGGCCGCCGCATCCGAAGGTGTTGAG ATTACGTATGGGGCGGTGCTTAAGTTGATGCATGAGAAGACGAAATTCCGGCTGCATTCACATGATGTGCCTTACGGCTCCGGAAGTGGACAGCAGTCAGTGACTGGTTTTCCTAACGTTGATGACTCCAATAGCTACTGG ATTGCTAAGCCAGTGCTGGACTCATCTGCCAAACAAGGTGATAGAATCAAAGGTGGAACTATTATCAGGTTGCAGCATATGAAGACACGGAAATGGCTGCACAGCCATTTGCACGCATCTCCAATATCAGGCAACCTGGAG GTGAGCTGCTTTGGAGGAGAAGATGAATCTGATGCTGGGGATTATTGGAG GCTTGAGATTGAGGGGGGTGGGAAAACATGGAAGCAAAACCAGAGGATCAGGCTTCAGCATGTGGAAACTGGTGGTTATCTACAGAGTCACAACAAGAAATATCAAAGAATAGCTGGAGGTCAACAGGAg GTTTGTGGTGTTCGAGACAAACGTCCTGACAATGTTTGGTTGGCAGCCGAAGGGGTATACCTTCCGGTCACTGAAACAGAGTAG